In Nitrosophilus labii, the following proteins share a genomic window:
- a CDS encoding DHH family phosphoesterase, protein MKVFHLSHTDLDGYGCQYVTKNIFENIEYLNANYGEEVLVRIDQILNSLEKDKKNFILITDLNLTLEESKYLDEKVKKFQNNGYEIELQLLDHHATGLESAQTFKWYYLDITRSASKITYDFFSQKYNLTNIEKLINAINAVDIWLQEDTLFEFGKVSMRLVDEAKEINRFMFPKENVIYKHSLLEFALEYIDKEYGHIELDDNIYMLKKRFFIKDKKDTLDNMVTQYMVNLLNNKKEEMTIYYKGKKGILTFGIQNSSIVGNGFLSKNPSFHFFMNVNNRGTFSLRANNQIDVSKMAYEIAEGGGHPNASGGKIKGFKEQFSYLELKYYIEELLKEKE, encoded by the coding sequence TTGAAAGTTTTTCATCTCTCTCATACGGATCTTGACGGTTACGGATGTCAATATGTAACTAAAAATATTTTTGAAAATATAGAGTATTTAAACGCAAATTATGGAGAAGAGGTTTTAGTAAGAATAGATCAGATATTAAACAGTTTAGAAAAAGATAAAAAAAACTTCATCTTAATTACTGATCTTAATCTGACATTAGAAGAATCAAAATATTTGGATGAAAAAGTAAAAAAGTTTCAAAATAATGGATATGAGATAGAGTTACAACTACTAGACCATCATGCCACCGGTTTAGAAAGTGCTCAAACATTCAAATGGTATTATCTTGATATAACAAGATCTGCTTCTAAAATAACATATGATTTTTTCAGTCAAAAATATAACCTGACAAATATTGAAAAATTAATAAATGCTATAAACGCTGTTGATATCTGGCTTCAAGAAGATACTCTATTTGAGTTTGGTAAAGTCTCTATGAGACTTGTAGATGAAGCAAAAGAGATAAATAGGTTTATGTTTCCTAAAGAGAACGTAATCTACAAACACTCTCTATTGGAGTTTGCCCTCGAATATATCGATAAAGAGTATGGACATATCGAATTAGACGACAATATCTACATGCTAAAAAAAAGATTTTTTATAAAAGACAAAAAAGATACCCTTGACAATATGGTTACTCAATATATGGTAAATCTACTCAATAACAAAAAGGAGGAAATGACTATTTATTATAAGGGAAAAAAAGGGATACTAACCTTTGGAATCCAAAATAGTTCTATTGTTGGAAACGGCTTTTTAAGCAAAAATCCCTCTTTTCATTTTTTTATGAATGTAAACAATAGAGGCACCTTTAGTCTTAGAGCAAACAATCAAATAGACGTATCAAAAATGGCTTACGAAATAGCTGAAGGCGGTGGGCATCCTAACGCTAGTGGAGGTAAGATCAAAGGTTTTAAAGAGCAGTTTAGCTATTTAGAATTAAAATATTATATAGAAGAACTTTTAAAGGAAAAAGAGTGA